A genomic segment from Excalfactoria chinensis isolate bCotChi1 chromosome 15, bCotChi1.hap2, whole genome shotgun sequence encodes:
- the SNTA1 gene encoding alpha-1-syntrophin: MAAGRRGARSGLLELRGPGGQWLRVLLTLSDDTLSVSPADGAGPGEPPPAQLNGGEQSSGVPEALANIRRTVRVVKQDVGGLGISIKGGRENKMPILISKIFKGLAADQTEALYVGDAILSVNGTDLSEATHDEAVQALKKTGKEVVLEVKYMKEISPYFKNSAAGPTVSWDASPAAPQKHSSPVLPPRESRTVPLRMCCVSRKCLPADPEHRYLEVCSADGRVALFLRAKDEATAQSWLGAIQSAAGALLPRVKDELRAQLAGAGTVSGRDVKHVGWLTEQLPGAGTRNLLAVLTEKELLLYGSLPQSRDALGKPVHSYPLIATRLVHSGPAKGSALLEAELAFALRAGTRLGVQSHLFSLESPRELALWTRLLVDGTHGAAELAQEVSAACTWKGQECTLSIHIDKGFTISATEPGLSRTVLLQQPFEKLQMSSDDGTKMLYLDFGGPEGEIQLDLHCCPKTIVFIIHSFLSAKVTRLGLLA; this comes from the exons ATGGCGGCGGGCAGGCGCGGGGCGCGCAGCGGGCTGCTGGAGCTGCGCGGTCCCGGCGGGCAGTGGCTTCGCGTCCTCCTCACCCTGAGCGATGACACCCTGAGCGTCAGCCCCGCGGACGGTGCCGGGCCCGGGGAGCCTCCGCCGGCGCAGCTGAACGGGGGGGAGCAGAGCTCCGGCGTGCCCGAGGCGCTCGCCAACATCAGGCGCACGGTGCGCGTCGTCAAACAGGACGTGGGGGGGCTCGGCATCAGCATCAaag GTGGCCGGGAGAACAAGATGCCCATCCTCATCTCCAAGATCTTCAAGGGACTGGCAGCAGACCAGACCGAGGCACTGTATGTGGGAGATGCCATCCTGTCTGTGAATGGCACCGACCTCTCCGAAGCCACGCACGACGAAGCGGTGCAGGCACTGAAGAAGACGGGCAAAGAGGTGGTGCTGGAAG TGAAATACATGAAGGAGATCTCACCCTACTTCAAGAACTCGGCGGCGGGGCCGACAGTCAGCTGGGACGCCtcccctgctgccccacagAAGCACTCATCCCCCGTGCTGCCGCCCCGCGAGAGCCGCACGGTGCCGCTGCGGATGTGCTGCGTGTCCCGCAAGTGCCTCCCTGCTGACCCCGAGCACAG GTACCTGGAGGTGTGCTCAGCAGATGGACGCGTGGCTCTGTTCCTGCGGGCGAAGGATGAGGCCACGGCACAGTCGTGGCTCGGGGCCATCCAGAGCGCTGCAGGAGCGCTGCTGCCGCGGGTGAAGGACGAGCTGCGGGCGCAGCTGGCGGGTGCCGGCACAGTGAGCGGCAGGGATGTCAAGCATGTGGGCTGGCTGACCGAACAG CTGCCCGGTGCCGGCACCAGGAACCTGCTGGCGGTGCTCACcgagaaggagctgctgctgtacGGCAGCCTGCCGCAGAGCCGTGATGCGCTGGGCAAGCCGGTGCACAGCTACCCACTCATCGCCACCAG GTTGGTGCACTCGGGGCCGGCCAAGGGCTCGGCGCTGCTGGAGGCGGAGCTGGCGTTCGCGCTGCGGGCCGGCACGCGGCTGGGCGTGCAGAGCCAcctcttcagcctggaaagcCCCCGCGAGTTGGCCCTATGGACCCGCCTGCTGGTGGACGGCACCCACGGCGCCGCCGAGCTCGCCCAGGAGGTGTCCGCAG CGTGCACATGGAAAGGGCAGGAGTGCACCCTGTCCATCCACATCGACAAGGGCTTCACCATCTCCGCCACGGAGCCGGGGCTCAGCAGGAccgtgctgctccagcagcccttcgagaagctgcagatgtccTCGGACGACGGCACCAAGATGCTGTACCTGGACTTCGGCGGCCCCGAGGGAGAGATC CAATTGGACCTTCACTGCTGCCCCAAAACCATCGTGTTCATCATCCACTCCTTCCTCTCGGCCAAGGTGACccggctggggctgctggcgTGA